In Cycloclasticus sp., a single genomic region encodes these proteins:
- the rbfA gene encoding 30S ribosome-binding factor RbfA — MPREFLRFQRVSRQLQRELAEIIQRDLRDPEVGFVTVSDVEVTKDLAVAKVFVSVLTTKDNEDKQTSVAALNHASNYIHGIVSKRMRMRMVPELRFFLDESIEQGIKMDALLKATDPDNEK; from the coding sequence ATGCCTAGAGAGTTTTTACGTTTCCAGCGTGTTTCACGTCAACTGCAACGTGAGTTAGCAGAGATAATTCAGCGTGACCTTCGTGATCCTGAAGTTGGTTTTGTGACCGTTAGTGACGTTGAAGTTACTAAAGATTTGGCGGTTGCAAAAGTCTTTGTTAGTGTTTTGACTACCAAGGATAATGAAGATAAGCAAACGAGTGTTGCGGCTTTAAATCATGCGTCAAATTATATTCATGGCATTGTATCAAAGCGTATGCGTATGAGAATGGTGCCGGAACTGCGCTTTTTCTTAGATGAATCTATCGAGCAAGGTATTAAAATGGATGCGTTGCTGAAAGCAACAGACCCAGATAACGAGAAGTAA
- the truB gene encoding tRNA pseudouridine(55) synthase TruB, which produces MADRKKKGRDISGILILDKPLNISSNRAVQIIKRLYGAKKVGHTGSLDPLASGVLPICLGHATKVSQYLLASDKTYHFTMKLGQTTETGDVEGDVVLERSVPVIDDARLETLLKEFTGEIQQVPPMYSALKHDGQRLYTLARAGKVVERPPRDVTIKSLELLSKTDDSLTLEVSCTKGTYVRTLAEDLGEALGCGAHVTFLRRIKTGPFELGEAVTIEQLESLQGDINVLDQQLNNLDLALQEYPIIGCTDDEVADLCLGRQIHVETLEQYPLIRLNAPDGNIFGLGKWKEGNYLAPIRIFA; this is translated from the coding sequence ATGGCGGATCGAAAAAAGAAAGGCCGTGATATTAGCGGTATTCTAATTTTAGACAAGCCGCTTAATATTTCCTCAAACCGTGCCGTGCAGATTATTAAACGTCTATACGGAGCTAAAAAAGTAGGTCATACGGGCAGTTTAGACCCGCTAGCATCTGGCGTATTACCTATCTGTTTAGGTCATGCCACAAAGGTTTCACAATACTTGTTGGCATCAGATAAAACCTACCATTTCACGATGAAGCTTGGACAAACTACTGAGACAGGTGATGTGGAAGGTGACGTTGTGCTTGAAAGGTCAGTGCCTGTCATTGATGATGCTCGATTAGAAACATTACTAAAAGAGTTTACCGGAGAGATTCAGCAAGTTCCGCCGATGTATTCAGCGCTTAAGCATGATGGCCAACGTTTGTATACGCTCGCTCGCGCGGGTAAAGTAGTTGAACGCCCGCCAAGAGATGTAACGATAAAATCTCTCGAATTATTATCAAAAACTGACGATAGCCTTACATTAGAAGTGTCTTGCACCAAAGGAACTTACGTTCGCACGCTAGCAGAAGATTTAGGTGAGGCGCTAGGTTGTGGCGCTCATGTTACCTTTTTGAGGCGTATTAAGACAGGGCCGTTTGAGTTGGGTGAGGCGGTTACGATTGAACAGTTAGAGTCCTTACAGGGTGATATAAACGTGTTGGATCAACAGCTGAACAATTTAGATTTGGCTTTGCAAGAATACCCGATTATTGGTTGCACTGATGACGAGGTGGCTGATTTATGTTTGGGGCGTCAAATACACGTCGAGACGTTGGAGCAGTACCCATTGATTCGATTAAATGCCCCAGATGGTAATATTTTTGGACTAGGTAAATGGAAAGAGGGGAATTATTTGGCCCCAATCAGAATTTTTGCGTAA
- the rpsO gene encoding 30S ribosomal protein S15, translated as MSFGTEQKQEIVKEYALSEGDTGSPEVQVALLTGRINHLTPHFSENKKDHHSRQGLLRIINRRRKLLDYLKGKDVERYRALIARLGLRK; from the coding sequence ATGTCGTTCGGTACAGAACAAAAGCAAGAAATTGTTAAAGAATATGCGTTATCAGAAGGTGATACAGGATCTCCAGAGGTTCAAGTTGCTTTGTTAACGGGGAGAATCAATCATTTGACACCGCATTTTTCTGAGAACAAAAAAGATCACCACTCACGTCAAGGTTTGTTAAGAATCATTAACCGCCGCCGTAAGCTTTTAGATTACTTAAAAGGTAAAGACGTAGAACGTTACCGTGCATTAATTGCGCGTTTAGGTTTAAGAAAATAG
- the pnp gene encoding polyribonucleotide nucleotidyltransferase: MNSVKKEFQFGSQTVSLETGEIARQADGAVLVEIDGTIVLVTAVGKREGGENNSFFPLTVNYQEKTYAAGKIPGGFFKREGRPSEKETLTSRLIDRPIRPLFPKGYKNETQIIATVVSLNPEVDPDIPALLGASAALAISGLPFDGPIGAARVGYIDGEYVLNPSKTALAESKLDLVVAGTSDAVLMVESEADCLPEDVMLGAVTFGHEQMQAAITAINELAAETGKPRMEWVAPATNEALVEKVAGLATAGIADAYTVLVKLDRQVKLKEVRAEVLAQLEDEDADEVKGIFSSLEKKHVRELVLSTKKRIDGRDLSTVREIHVRTGVLPRAHGSALFTRGETQALVVATLGTDRDAQMIDAVEGEYRDHFMLHYNFPPFCVGETGFVGSPKRREIGHGRLAKRGMQAVIPSQDDFSYVLRVVAEVTESNGSSSMASTCGTSLALMDAGVPIKAPVAGIAMGLIKEGEDFAVLSDILGDEDHLGDMDFKVSGTESGVTALQMDIKIQGITHEIMSNALAQAKDGRLHILEKMNADLSEARDEMSDFAPRILTIKIDPAKIRDVIGKGGVTIRAITEETGASIDITDEGIVKVASVDRDAGEKALKRIEDITAEVEVGRVYEGKVVRLMDFGAFVSILPGKDGLVHISQISEERVEKVSDKLSEGDVVKVKVLEVDRQGRVRLSMKEAD; this comes from the coding sequence GTGAATTCAGTAAAAAAAGAGTTTCAGTTCGGTAGCCAAACCGTTTCATTGGAAACGGGCGAAATTGCACGTCAAGCAGATGGTGCAGTACTGGTAGAAATTGATGGCACCATTGTGTTGGTAACAGCCGTTGGCAAACGTGAAGGCGGAGAGAATAATTCTTTCTTCCCATTAACGGTTAACTACCAAGAAAAAACATACGCCGCTGGTAAAATACCAGGCGGTTTTTTTAAGCGTGAAGGTCGTCCTAGTGAAAAAGAGACATTAACATCACGTCTTATCGACCGTCCGATTCGTCCATTGTTTCCAAAAGGTTATAAAAACGAAACTCAAATTATTGCGACGGTTGTTTCATTAAACCCAGAAGTTGACCCAGACATTCCTGCTTTACTCGGTGCATCTGCGGCGTTAGCGATTTCAGGGCTTCCTTTTGATGGTCCTATTGGTGCGGCTCGTGTGGGTTACATCGATGGTGAATATGTACTGAATCCTTCAAAAACCGCATTAGCTGAGTCTAAGCTTGACCTTGTTGTAGCGGGTACATCTGACGCTGTGCTAATGGTTGAGTCAGAAGCTGACTGTTTACCTGAAGATGTTATGTTGGGTGCGGTAACGTTTGGTCATGAACAAATGCAAGCGGCCATTACAGCAATTAACGAATTGGCTGCTGAAACTGGCAAGCCTCGTATGGAGTGGGTAGCACCTGCAACTAACGAAGCGTTAGTTGAGAAAGTAGCTGGCCTAGCAACAGCTGGTATTGCTGATGCATATACTGTGTTGGTTAAACTTGATCGCCAAGTTAAATTAAAAGAAGTACGTGCTGAGGTATTGGCGCAACTAGAAGACGAAGATGCTGATGAAGTTAAAGGTATTTTTTCTTCATTAGAAAAGAAACATGTCCGCGAGTTGGTTCTTTCAACTAAAAAACGTATTGATGGTCGTGATTTATCGACTGTTCGTGAAATTCACGTTCGTACGGGTGTTTTACCTCGCGCACACGGTTCTGCGTTATTTACACGTGGCGAAACTCAAGCATTAGTTGTGGCTACTTTAGGTACAGATCGTGATGCGCAAATGATTGATGCGGTTGAAGGTGAATACCGTGATCACTTTATGTTGCATTACAATTTCCCTCCATTTTGTGTTGGCGAAACAGGTTTTGTTGGCTCGCCAAAAAGACGTGAAATTGGGCATGGTCGTTTAGCTAAACGTGGCATGCAAGCAGTTATTCCAAGCCAAGATGATTTCTCATACGTTTTACGCGTAGTGGCTGAAGTAACTGAATCAAACGGTTCAAGCTCAATGGCAAGTACATGTGGTACCAGTTTGGCATTAATGGATGCTGGTGTTCCAATTAAAGCACCAGTAGCTGGTATTGCGATGGGCCTGATTAAAGAAGGCGAAGATTTTGCTGTGTTGTCTGACATTCTAGGTGATGAAGATCATTTAGGTGATATGGACTTTAAAGTATCCGGTACAGAATCTGGTGTAACGGCGCTTCAAATGGATATTAAAATCCAAGGCATTACACATGAAATTATGTCTAATGCACTAGCTCAAGCTAAAGATGGTCGTTTACATATTCTAGAAAAAATGAATGCTGACTTATCAGAAGCGCGTGATGAAATGTCTGATTTTGCACCACGTATTTTAACGATTAAAATTGATCCAGCTAAAATTCGCGATGTGATTGGTAAAGGCGGTGTAACGATTCGTGCCATTACTGAAGAAACAGGCGCTTCTATTGATATTACCGATGAAGGTATTGTTAAAGTAGCTTCTGTGGATCGTGATGCAGGTGAAAAAGCATTAAAACGTATTGAAGATATTACTGCCGAAGTTGAAGTGGGTAGGGTCTATGAAGGTAAAGTTGTTCGCTTAATGGATTTTGGCGCATTTGTTTCAATCTTACCGGGTAAAGACGGCCTTGTTCATATTTCACAAATTTCAGAAGAGCGCGTTGAGAAAGTGAGCGACAAACTGTCTGAAGGTGATGTTGTCAAAGTTAAAGTACTTGAAGTTGACCGCCAAGGTAGAGTTAGATTAAGTATGAAAGAAGCCGATTAG
- the phaR gene encoding polyhydroxyalkanoate synthesis repressor PhaR — MANSRIIKKYPNRRLYDTEISKYVTLNDVRQLIIDREPVKVLDAKSKEDLTRSVFLQIILEQEEDGEPIMSAEMLEQLIRFYGDPFQHNFASYLENSVKLIAEQRAKVRSKLEQAADPFAMMTSLANRNMEVFKEMQDGLFKNVMPAAKVKKK, encoded by the coding sequence ATGGCTAACTCACGGATAATAAAGAAATACCCGAATCGTCGTTTGTATGACACGGAGATTAGTAAGTACGTAACTCTTAATGATGTGCGTCAGCTAATTATTGATCGTGAGCCGGTTAAAGTGCTCGATGCTAAGTCGAAAGAAGACTTAACACGTAGTGTGTTTTTGCAAATCATTCTTGAGCAAGAAGAGGATGGTGAACCAATAATGAGCGCTGAAATGTTAGAACAGTTAATACGTTTTTATGGTGATCCGTTTCAACATAACTTTGCAAGTTACCTTGAAAATTCGGTGAAGTTAATCGCTGAACAGAGGGCTAAAGTGAGAAGTAAGCTTGAACAGGCAGCAGATCCATTTGCCATGATGACGTCGTTAGCTAACCGGAATATGGAAGTATTTAAGGAAATGCAGGATGGTTTGTTTAAGAATGTAATGCCTGCAGCAAAGGTTAAGAAGAAATAA
- the uvrC gene encoding excinuclease ABC subunit UvrC — protein sequence MDNEDELIAFDSEHFLKTLTQKPGVYQMLDRRKVCIYVGKAKNLKKRVSSYFNKTDKDAKKKLMLSHVQQIDVVVTHTEGEALLLENQLIKQLKPRYNICLRDDKSYPYIYLSSQQDFPRLTFHRGAKNKKGQYFGPYPSAGAVRDSLHVLQKIFPVRQCDDSYFKNRSRPCLQHQIKRCTAPCVGLISQKDYQDDVSHTVLFLEGKNNRLISGLVKKMDSAAAALDFEKAAQFRDQIAQLRKLMERQYVSGKEGDIDVIACEVLHDVACVQVFFIRNGQHLGNRTFFPKMPNGKNEEEVLSAFLLQFYLDKKLPKAIILSHELIERELIQEVFNEKAGRKVNLINKPRADRARWLKMAKNNALTALTQRLESRENTCDRLVKLSNLLGVQFTIKRMECFDISHLQGDQTVASCVVLNEEGPLKSDYRRFNISGVIAGDDYAALSQAVTRRFIRAKKNEHVAPDLLIIDGGKGQVNAVTKALEDIGCSSVFVIGISKGSDRKVGMEKIYRASDGKVLIFSSDEPALLVLQQIRDEAHRFAISGHRQQRGKVKKKSTLEKIDGLGPKRRQQLLKQFGGLREIQSAGVDDLCTVDGINKSLAQRVYDFFHDGVNG from the coding sequence ATGGATAACGAGGACGAATTAATAGCTTTTGATAGCGAGCATTTTCTTAAAACACTGACTCAGAAACCGGGTGTATATCAGATGTTAGATCGGCGTAAGGTGTGTATTTACGTTGGTAAGGCGAAGAATCTAAAAAAGCGCGTTTCAAGCTACTTTAATAAGACAGATAAAGACGCCAAAAAAAAGCTTATGTTGTCACATGTGCAACAAATTGATGTTGTCGTTACCCATACAGAAGGTGAGGCGTTACTGCTTGAAAATCAGTTAATTAAGCAATTAAAGCCAAGATACAATATTTGCTTGAGGGATGATAAAAGTTATCCCTATATATATTTATCATCACAGCAAGACTTCCCAAGGTTGACCTTTCACAGAGGAGCAAAAAATAAAAAAGGCCAGTACTTTGGTCCTTATCCTAGTGCTGGAGCAGTTCGAGATAGCTTGCATGTGCTGCAAAAGATTTTTCCAGTTAGACAGTGCGATGATAGTTATTTTAAGAATAGATCAAGGCCATGTTTACAGCACCAAATTAAACGCTGTACAGCGCCTTGTGTGGGGCTTATAAGCCAAAAAGACTACCAAGATGATGTGAGTCATACGGTGTTGTTCCTTGAGGGTAAAAATAACCGCTTAATATCAGGGTTAGTGAAAAAAATGGACAGCGCTGCGGCAGCTTTGGATTTTGAAAAAGCGGCTCAGTTTCGTGATCAGATTGCCCAGTTAAGAAAGTTGATGGAGCGGCAATACGTGAGCGGAAAAGAGGGTGACATTGATGTTATAGCCTGTGAAGTTTTACACGACGTAGCCTGCGTGCAAGTGTTCTTTATTCGTAACGGGCAACACCTTGGTAACCGTACGTTTTTCCCAAAAATGCCAAATGGTAAAAATGAGGAAGAAGTGTTAAGTGCGTTCTTATTGCAATTTTACTTGGACAAAAAGTTGCCGAAAGCAATTATTTTGAGTCATGAGTTAATCGAGCGAGAGCTAATTCAGGAGGTCTTTAATGAAAAGGCGGGGCGGAAGGTCAACTTAATTAATAAACCACGCGCAGATAGGGCACGCTGGTTGAAGATGGCTAAAAACAATGCGTTAACTGCACTTACTCAACGTCTAGAAAGCCGTGAAAATACATGTGACCGGTTAGTTAAGCTATCCAACTTATTGGGTGTTCAGTTCACCATAAAACGAATGGAGTGTTTCGATATCAGTCACCTTCAAGGCGATCAAACGGTGGCATCCTGCGTCGTTTTAAATGAAGAAGGGCCATTAAAATCTGATTATCGTCGTTTTAATATATCTGGGGTTATAGCCGGTGATGATTACGCTGCTTTATCGCAAGCTGTTACTCGCCGCTTTATTCGCGCTAAAAAAAATGAACATGTAGCGCCTGACTTATTAATAATTGACGGGGGTAAAGGCCAAGTAAATGCAGTGACCAAAGCTTTAGAGGATATTGGTTGTTCATCTGTTTTTGTTATTGGAATTTCAAAAGGCAGTGATAGAAAAGTAGGAATGGAAAAGATTTATCGTGCGAGTGATGGAAAGGTTCTTATTTTCTCATCTGATGAGCCGGCATTACTGGTGCTGCAACAAATAAGAGACGAGGCGCATCGTTTTGCTATTAGTGGTCATCGGCAACAACGGGGTAAAGTGAAGAAGAAGTCCACACTTGAGAAAATTGATGGTTTAGGGCCTAAACGTCGACAGCAATTATTAAAACAATTTGGTGGGTTACGCGAGATTCAGTCTGCTGGTGTCGATGACCTATGTACAGTGGATGGGATTAACAAGTCGTTAGCTCAACGTGTATATGACTTCTTTCATGACGGTGTGAATGGATAA
- the pgsA gene encoding CDP-diacylglycerol--glycerol-3-phosphate 3-phosphatidyltransferase, with the protein MILNIPTILTLFRIASIPVIMVIFYMPIEEPRLWCSLLFIIASLTDWFDGFLARKLSLQTAFGEFLDPVADKLMVVIILVLIVQADPAVYIAIPAAIIIGREVLVTSLREWMAEIGQRSVVKVSWVGKYKTAFQMLSILCLLFNADFYGIPVRTIGLVSIYIAAILTLWSMWQYIQLALPQFKK; encoded by the coding sequence ATGATTCTTAATATCCCAACAATACTAACGCTGTTCCGTATCGCCTCTATACCGGTCATTATGGTTATTTTTTATATGCCGATCGAAGAACCTAGGCTGTGGTGTTCATTACTCTTTATTATCGCGTCATTGACCGATTGGTTTGATGGTTTTTTAGCAAGAAAATTGAGTTTACAAACAGCGTTTGGTGAATTTCTTGATCCGGTGGCTGATAAGTTAATGGTTGTTATTATCCTCGTGCTTATTGTTCAAGCAGACCCGGCGGTGTATATAGCCATACCGGCGGCGATAATAATAGGGCGTGAGGTGTTGGTTACATCATTACGTGAATGGATGGCAGAAATTGGGCAGCGCTCGGTTGTTAAAGTGTCATGGGTTGGTAAATATAAAACTGCTTTTCAGATGCTTTCGATTTTATGCTTACTTTTTAACGCTGATTTTTACGGAATCCCGGTCCGTACAATTGGCTTAGTGTCAATTTATATTGCAGCTATTTTGACATTATGGTCAATGTGGCAATATATTCAGCTCGCACTGCCACAATTTAAAAAATAG
- a CDS encoding EAL domain-containing protein, which yields MTTLSLQKGITAFQQLFARIDDASLIIKDGFYIDCNVAALALTGYPDKASIINVSPSETSPEFQPDGERSVQKAKRMMALAIQNGQHHFEWERLRYDGTTLVLDVSLTPIVLDGEEYIHVLWRDRLGRVSQKQIDSMQQFIENMGDAHVILKDGIYTECNQAAVDLLGYPDKKTLLLKGRDRENFYPVLQSDGRKSHEKVREMMARIRTEGSYTFDWTYKKFDGSLIQVSLMGAYTVVDGEEIFHIVWRDIAPQLAAQSDSIKELLGRMGDAALLVKDNKYVDCNQAAIDLLAYPDKQSLLNMHPTKISPDKQPDGRSSFEKSNEIMSKGYLESSNYFEWTHLKYDGSPIMVEAMLTPVSINNEDMIHVIWRDLTDINKQKSALADSEQRYKSIFDDSADATLILEAGRFTNCNDAAVQMFGFDNKEQLLSTKTIELSPVSQPDGIESIVKARECIATTYNKGTHRFEWMYQRKDAQTFPVEVVMTAIIQGGRKIIHFVMRDITEFKSQQRELRNLAHYDVLTGLPNRVLFADRFALAIAHSRRTETQLAVCFLDLDNFKPVNDGYGHGIGDELLKQVAARISATIRDEDTVSRQGGDEFALLLGELKSYQQCENLINRVLYTLSEPFIIGDNTHLIGASCGITLYPSDDNDIDILLRHADHAMYDAKISGKNRFAFFDANTELLSQEHTHFLAQVSQAIDDNEFVLFYQPKINMKTGEMFGAEALIRWQKPEEGLLSPVDFLPKIESSQVMVDLGNWVINAALTQLEQWCKEGKRWVVSINIDAYHFMQESFFEDLKQALERHSDVPSELFEIEILETIAFDDMAKVSKLIYRCQTLGVSFALDDFGTGYSSLTYLKRLPVQWLKIDRTFVRDILDDEEDFAIVEGIISLAKAFKRDVIAEGVESTEHGTALMALGCYNAQGFGIAKPMPAESVTEWDSSYQPDKIWTHHAKLGLIGNEL from the coding sequence TTGACAACACTGAGTCTTCAAAAGGGCATTACAGCATTCCAGCAACTATTTGCAAGAATAGATGATGCGTCATTAATCATTAAAGATGGTTTTTATATAGACTGCAATGTTGCCGCCTTAGCACTGACTGGGTATCCAGATAAAGCCTCCATAATAAACGTTAGCCCCAGCGAAACATCGCCTGAGTTTCAACCAGATGGAGAACGTTCGGTTCAAAAAGCTAAAAGAATGATGGCTTTGGCCATTCAAAATGGCCAGCATCATTTTGAATGGGAACGCTTAAGATACGATGGTACAACTCTTGTTTTGGATGTCTCATTAACCCCCATTGTGCTTGATGGAGAAGAGTATATACACGTTTTATGGCGCGATCGTTTAGGAAGAGTATCGCAAAAGCAAATCGATTCAATGCAACAGTTCATTGAAAATATGGGCGATGCGCATGTGATTCTTAAAGACGGTATTTACACTGAGTGTAATCAAGCGGCCGTTGACTTACTGGGGTACCCAGATAAAAAAACGTTACTTCTCAAGGGGCGTGATCGCGAAAACTTCTACCCAGTTCTGCAGTCTGATGGCAGAAAATCGCATGAAAAAGTACGTGAGATGATGGCAAGAATTCGTACAGAAGGTTCATATACTTTTGACTGGACCTATAAAAAATTCGATGGCTCACTTATCCAAGTTTCGCTTATGGGGGCTTATACCGTTGTGGATGGCGAAGAAATTTTCCACATTGTTTGGCGAGATATAGCACCACAACTTGCAGCGCAATCCGATTCAATTAAAGAGTTATTGGGGAGAATGGGCGATGCTGCTTTATTGGTGAAAGATAATAAGTATGTTGATTGCAATCAAGCTGCGATAGACCTGCTGGCCTATCCAGACAAACAGTCGTTATTAAACATGCACCCAACCAAAATATCTCCAGATAAACAGCCGGATGGAAGAAGCTCATTTGAAAAATCAAATGAAATAATGAGCAAGGGTTATTTAGAAAGCTCGAATTACTTTGAATGGACACACCTTAAATACGACGGTTCGCCAATTATGGTCGAAGCCATGCTAACCCCTGTCTCTATTAATAATGAAGACATGATTCACGTTATTTGGCGTGACCTAACGGATATAAATAAGCAAAAATCAGCTCTTGCTGACAGTGAGCAAAGGTATAAGTCTATATTTGATGATTCTGCTGATGCGACCTTAATTTTAGAAGCTGGGCGATTCACCAATTGTAATGATGCTGCTGTACAGATGTTTGGTTTTGACAATAAAGAACAACTACTAAGTACTAAAACTATTGAGCTATCGCCTGTTAGTCAGCCTGACGGGATTGAATCCATTGTGAAGGCTCGTGAGTGTATTGCTACTACTTACAACAAAGGCACTCATCGGTTTGAGTGGATGTATCAGCGCAAAGATGCCCAGACTTTTCCTGTTGAAGTCGTCATGACCGCCATCATACAAGGAGGCAGAAAGATAATACATTTTGTTATGCGTGATATTACTGAGTTTAAATCTCAACAAAGAGAATTAAGGAACTTAGCACATTACGATGTATTAACGGGCTTGCCGAATCGAGTGTTATTTGCAGATCGTTTTGCTTTAGCCATTGCTCATAGTAGACGTACAGAAACACAACTAGCTGTTTGTTTTCTAGATCTTGATAATTTTAAGCCCGTTAATGATGGTTACGGACATGGTATTGGTGATGAATTATTAAAACAGGTTGCTGCTCGGATCAGCGCAACTATTCGAGATGAAGATACTGTCTCACGCCAAGGTGGCGATGAATTTGCGCTACTATTGGGTGAGTTAAAATCTTATCAGCAATGCGAAAATCTGATCAACCGTGTTCTATATACCTTGTCGGAGCCGTTTATCATTGGTGATAATACACACCTTATCGGCGCGTCATGCGGAATTACATTATATCCAAGCGATGATAATGACATTGATATTTTATTACGTCATGCAGATCATGCTATGTATGATGCCAAAATTTCGGGTAAAAACAGGTTTGCTTTTTTTGATGCCAATACTGAACTGTTATCACAAGAACATACGCACTTTTTAGCTCAAGTATCACAGGCAATTGACGACAATGAATTTGTGTTGTTCTATCAACCTAAGATCAATATGAAAACGGGTGAAATGTTTGGTGCAGAGGCACTAATCCGTTGGCAAAAACCTGAAGAGGGCTTGCTTTCGCCTGTTGATTTCTTGCCTAAAATTGAAAGTAGTCAAGTCATGGTCGATTTAGGTAATTGGGTGATTAATGCGGCCCTCACCCAGCTTGAACAATGGTGTAAAGAAGGTAAGCGTTGGGTTGTTAGCATTAATATTGATGCTTATCACTTTATGCAAGAAAGCTTTTTTGAAGATTTAAAACAGGCTTTAGAGAGGCACAGTGATGTGCCATCTGAATTATTTGAAATTGAAATCCTTGAAACTATTGCCTTTGATGACATGGCTAAAGTTTCTAAGCTTATTTATCGATGCCAAACATTAGGTGTTAGCTTTGCATTAGATGACTTTGGCACGGGTTATTCATCACTTACTTATCTTAAGCGGCTCCCAGTTCAGTGGCTAAAAATAGACCGAACTTTTGTGCGCGACATACTAGACGATGAAGAAGATTTTGCCATTGTGGAAGGTATTATCTCACTCGCAAAAGCGTTTAAGCGAGACGTTATTGCCGAAGGCGTAGAAAGCACAGAGCACGGGACAGCATTAATGGCATTAGGTTGTTATAATGCTCAAGGGTTCGGAATTGCTAAACCGATGCCCGCAGAGAGCGTTACAGAGTGGGATAGTAGCTATCAGCCTGATAAAATATGGACTCATCATGCGAAACTGGGTCTAATTGGAAACGAGCTGTAA